From Desulfobaccales bacterium:
TTTTGATGTCCCCTTCGACCGCCAGGTGATGGAGCGGATGCTGGACCTGTCCCCTCCCGGCTTGGATGAGATTATGGCCCTGGTGCGGGCCATGGGATTCCTGGAACAGGGCCGCTACGATATATTCATATTGGACTCGGCCCCCACCGGCCATCTTCTCCGCCTCCTGGAACTGCCGGAACTTATTGACCAGTGGCTCAAGACCTTTTTCGGCTTGCTTTTGAAGTACAAGCTGGCTTTCCGGTTTCAGGAGCTGTCCCAGCAATTGGTAAGGATTTCCCGGGACCTGAAACTCCTGAGAAACCTGTGGCGAGACCCGGCCCGGGCGGCGCTCTACGCGGTGACCATCCTCACGGAAATGGCCTTCCAGGAGACCAGCGACCTGCTGGCGACCTGCGGGCGCCTGGGGGTGCCAGCGC
This genomic window contains:
- a CDS encoding ArsA-related P-loop ATPase — its product is FDVPFDRQVMERMLDLSPPGLDEIMALVRAMGFLEQGRYDIFILDSAPTGHLLRLLELPELIDQWLKTFFGLLLKYKLAFRFQELSQQLVRISRDLKLLRNLWRDPARAALYAVTILTEMAFQETSDLLATCGRLGVPAPVLLLNLATPGWDCLLCAALNRRETLIKDKFQETFAGRHQTIIYRQSEPRGLKRLTALGQALYRSRTVENRHGAIADMPALSS